The Bombus vancouverensis nearcticus chromosome 9, iyBomVanc1_principal, whole genome shotgun sequence genome includes a window with the following:
- the Oseg4 gene encoding intraflagellar transport protein Oseg4 — MFVYLSKKIAIPNNFRLNCIAWNQREGYIAVGGEDGLLKVLRVDSNVSGSTSGGRSRNLTAASNLSMNQTLEGHNGHVQVVTWNEQHQKLTSSDQNGVIIVWMLYKGSWYDEMINNCNKSIVKGMAWSLDGLKICIVYEDGAVIVGSVDGNRIWGKELKNTALAAVQWSPDGKLLLFGIKNGEVHLFDNQGVFLTKLNMIPLNGGQVQTIVSLQWYDGRNGYIGIDCPTLAVCYRNGKIQLMKGTNDDNPVIIETGMTAAWCCWNSYGSILAVTGMLPLLGNGETKDTNVIQFYTPFGKHMRTLKIPGREVTCCAWEGGSLRVALSVDSHIYFANIRLDYKWTYFSNTVVYTNEKITKDGICIIFWNTTNNTYCTKNVRALISIASHGDHCVLAIKNDLAQGSEQFALLVCNTIATPIDTKFIDLEPLWVTMTNSVIVAASKNNFLVWSYRTPRNSMLHAGRIRRDKIYHIDETPTGVTEVIQDLDKDRSFEAPINTKATMDPICCLCATDKILLIGRESGMIQRYSLSQITLTNRYNTTCKLYKIAINCDSSRASIMDTSGVLTMLDLETDLKKNTLKDGESEGEINKFERKDVWAMCWAQDNPALLAIIEKTRMYVLREFDPEEPISCSGYICSFQDLEIRCVLLDDLMQKPEDTRNDLIVDLEVKSLRDTRELLMKVGLKEANNFIQDNPHPRLWRLLAESALQKLDLETAENAMVRCTDYLGIQFIKRLQNVHNDHLKKAEVAAFLGNYDEAEKLYLNMDRRDLAISLRQKLGDYFRVVQLMKMGIGGSDKQMEYAYNKIGEYYAERQNWEGAKEYYGKSRNLEKLIECYYKLEDFVQLAGTVQQLPDKSPLLKMVARMLGSVGMCSQAVAAYIKYGDVKLAVDTCVRLNHWDQAVELAKTYKMAQIGELLNKYANHLLSNGKRLQAIELYKKANHNLEAAKLLFQLAEEQAKTRTNPLRVKKIYVLAALLVEDHISAAPAAKGGRSNVVMGLTENNEDTRVIENAWKGAEAYHFLLLANRQIYAGNFDAAMKTALRLREYEDILQPEDIYCLLALSSAVNHAFAVCSKAFIKLESLEIISEAVREEYEDLAVDIFTKHSPQDVRNSKAECTNCESLVPDWCVACPNCMTRFPPCIISGKPLMDLSNAWICTVCRHHVATERDVVNINACPLCHSTVTYM; from the coding sequence atgtttGTATACTTGAGTAAAAAAATAGCAATACCAAACAATTTTCGTCTGAATTGTATAGCATGGAACCAAAGGGAAGGTTATATAGCTGTTGGCGGAGAGGATGGTCTTTTGAAAGTACTTAGAGTAGACTCCAATGTAAGTGGTTCTACCAGTGGTGGGAGGTCTAGAAACTTAACTGCTGCAAGTAATTTAAGTATGAATCAAACTCTAGAAGGTCACAATGGTCATGTGCAAGTAGTTACCTGGAACGAACAACATCAGAAACTAACTTCAAGTGATCAGAATGGTGTAATTATAGTTTGGATGTTGTACAAGGGCTCTTGGTACGatgaaatgataaataactgcaATAAATCAATAGTTAAAGGGATGGCATGGAGTTTAGATGGTTTAAAAATTTGCATAGTTTATGAAGATGGAGCAGTTATTGTAGGTTCAGTTGATGGAAATAGAATCTGGGGCAAGGAATTAAAAAATACAGCTCTTGCTGCAGTACAATGGTCTCCAGATGGGAAACTATTATTGTTTGGCATAAAAAATGGGGAAGTTCATCTCTTTGATAATCAAGGCGTATTTTTAACAAAGTTAAATATGATACCACTTAATGGTGGTCAAGTTCAAACAATAGTTTCATTGCAATGGTATGATGGAAGGAATGGTTATATTGGCATAGATTGTCCAACTTTAGCTGTTTGCTACAGGAATGGTAAAATACAGCTCATGAAAGGCACTAATGACGATAATCCAGTTATAATAGAAACTGGAATGACAGCAGCATGGTGTTGTTGGAATAGTTATGGGTCCATATTAGCTGTAACTGGGATGTTACCATTATTGGGCAATGGAGAAACAAAGGACACTAATGTCATTCAGTTTTATACTCCTTTTGGTAAACATATGAGGACCCTAAAAATACCTGGTAGAGAAGTCACCTGCTGTGCATGGGAAGGAGGATCTCTCAGAGTAGCTCTATCTGTTGATTCTCATATCTATTTTGCAAATATTCGTTTAGATTATAAATGGACTTACTTCAGTAATACAGTTGTATATACAAATGAAAAGATTACCAAAGATGGCATTTGCATTATATTTTGGAATACAACGAATAATACATATTGTACTAAAAATGTAAGAGCATTGATCTCCATAGCTTCACATGGAGATCATTGTGTTTTGGCAATAAAAAATGACCTTGCTCAAGGATCAGAGCAATTTGCACTCTTAGTATGCAATACAATTGCTACTCCAATAGATACTAAGTTTATAGATTTAGAGCCACTATGGGTGACCATGACAAATAGCGTAATTGTTGCAGCATCCAAGAACAATTTCTTAGTTTGGAGTTATCGCACTCCTCGTAATTCCATGTTGCATGCAGGACGAATTAGAAGAGATAAAATTTACCATATTGACGAAACTCCGACCGGGGTGACGGAAGTTATTCAAGATTTAGACAAAGACAGATCTTTTGAGGCACCTATTAATACTAAAGCTACTATGGATCCGATTTGCTGTTTGTGCGCAACTGATAAGATTCTATTGATAGGCAGAGAGTCGGGAATGATTCAAAGATATTCTTTATCTCAGATAACTCTTACAAATAGATATAATACAACTTGTAAGCTTTACAAGATTGCAATCAATTGTGATTCATCTCGGGCGTCTATTATGGACACGAGTGGCGTTCTAACTATGTTAGATTTGGAGACTGATCTCAAGAAAAATACTTTGAAGGATGGAGAATCAGAGGGTGAAATAAATAAGTTCGAAAGAAAGGATGTGTGGGCCATGTGCTGGGCACAAGACAATCCCGCTCTATTAGCAATTATAGAAAAAACCAGAATGTACGTTTTAAGAGAATTCGATCCCGAAGAACCGATATCCTGTTCTGGATATATCTGTTCATTTCAAGATTTAGAAATACGTTGCGTTTTATTGGATGATCTCATGCAGAAACCAGAAGATACAAGAAATGACTTAATAGTGGATTTAGAAGTGAAATCACTGAGGGATACCAGGGAATTATTGATGAAAGTAGGGTTGAAAGAAGCAAACAATTTCATCCAGGACAATCCACATCCACGATTATGGCGCTTATTAGCAGAATCAGCTTTACAGAAACTAGATTTGGAGACTGCAGAAAATGCAATGGTTCGTTGCACAGATTACTTAGGTATACAATTTATCAAACGTTTACAGAATGTGCACAACGATCACCTGAAGAAAGCCGAGGTGGCTGCGTTTCTTGGCAACTATGACGAAgctgaaaaattatatttaaatatggaCAGAAGGGATCTTGCTATTTCGTTACGTCAAAAATTAGGAGATTATTTTCGGGTGGTACAGCTAATGAAAATGGGTATCGGCGGGTCTGATAAGCAAATGGAATACGCTTACAATAAAATTGGCGAATATTATGCTGAAAGACAGAATTGGGAAGGTGCAAAAGAATATTATGGAAAGAGCAGGAATCTGGAGAAACTTATAGAATGCTATTATAAATTAGAAGATTTTGTTCAATTAGCAGGGACAGTGCAACAGTTACCAGATAAAAGTCCCCTTTTGAAGATGGTAGCAAGAATGTTAGGTTCTGTGGGTATGTGTTCCCAAGCAGTAGCAgcatatataaaatatggagATGTGAAACTGGCCGTAGATACGTGCGTTCGTTTGAATCACTGGGACCAAGCAGTCGAATTAGCAAAGACCTATAAAATGGCCCAGATAGGCGAATTATTGAACAAGTATGCCAATCATCTTCTGTCTAATGGAAAGAGACTACAGGCTATAGAATTATACAAGAAGGCAAATCACAATTTGGAAGCAGCAAAGTTGCTGTTTCAATTAGCAGAAGAGCAAGCAAAGACTAGGACGAATCCGCTACGCGTGAAGAAGATTTACGTTCTAGCAGCTCTGTTGGTCGAAGATCATATCAGTGCCGCACCAGCTGCTAAGGGTGGCCGTAGCAACGTTGTGATGGGCTTAACAGAAAACAACGAAGACACTCGGGTGATAGAGAACGCCTGGAAAGGGGCAGAGGCTTATCATTTTCTCTTATTAGCCAATAGGCAAATATATGCAGGGAATTTTGATGCAGCCATGAAAACAGCTCTGAGATTGAGAGAATACGAAGATATCTTGCAACCGGAAGATATTTACTGCTTGCTTGCTCTATCAAGCGCAGTCAATCACGCTTTTGCAGTCTGTTCCAAAGCGTTCATTAAATTAGAATCTCTAGAGATTATTTCAGAGGCGGTCAGAGAAGAATATGAGGATTTGGCTGTGGACATCTTCACCAAGCACAGTCCTCAAGATGTTCGTAATTCTAAGGCAGAATGTACAAATTGCGAGAGTCTGGTACCCGACTGGTGTGTCGCCTGTCCTAACTGTATGACCAGGTTCCCTCCTTGTATTATCTCTGGCAAACCGTTGATGGATCTGAGCAATGCGTGGATCTGCACCGTTTGCAGACACCACGTGGCTACAGAACGAGATGTCGTTAATATTAATGCTTGCCCTTTGTGCCATAGCACGgttacatatatgtaa